The stretch of DNA GGCTGAACATCCAACGGCCGACGCACCGCCCGACGCCCCACATCCACCCCGCCAAGCAACGCCTGCCTTAAAAAAAACGGCACGAACCGCATCACCGCCAGCGGATTCACCCACACCCCCGTCGGCCGCAGCAACGCCAAACTCAGCCCCGCCCCCACTGCCGCCATCGCCACACCGAACCACCACTGATACATCCCCCCCTCCGCCAGCACCCACCACAACACCGCGAACACCACAAACCGCACCACGACTGCCAGCAACCACTGTCCCATCATCACAAGCCTCCACTTCCCACACCCCGCCCCATCACCACCGCCAGCGCCAACACGAGGATCAACAGAATAAACATGATCCCCCCCGCGCCCCATCGGACGAGCACGATCTCGCCCACTGCCATCGTCTTGCTGACTTTCAGCAGCAGATAGTTCCGCATCGCAAACGCCGACTCACTTAATCGTGTCGACGCCGGGATCACCACACCCTCCCATGGCCGACGCATCAGATCAATCCCCCACCGCACGATCACCAGCGCATCCCCCGGCGGCACGCGCATCCACCACGCAATCGTCACCCCTCGCCACACCATCGCCATCAACAACAACAGCCCCAAGCCCACCGGCCAGAACGCCGCCCACATCGCGTCCCAAGCAAACTCAGGCCGCGCCGCCACCCCCGTCGGCTCCAGTCGCAACACCGTCGGCGTCACCCACGTCATCCCCACCACCAACGCCAGCAACACCAGCCAAGGCCCCCACAACCCCTGCTTGTAATCATGCTCCTCGTTACGATGCTCACGCCTCAACAACCAGAACAGACGGCCCATCAACAGTGTCGTCCCCACCGCCGCGATCGGCAACAGCAACTCCACCCAACCCAGCCACGCGTGAGGCAGATCGCCGCCAAGGTCTTTCAGCCACATCTTTGCCAGGTAACCACTGCTCAGCGGCATCCCCGCCAGGCTCAGCGCCGCCACCACCACCCCCGCGTACAACCCCACCGTCCGCCACCCACCACGCCCGCCATGCATCGCCACCCCCACCGCCAGAAACAGCGCCGCCTTCGCGAGCCCGTGATGCATCGCATACAACGCCACCACCACCACCGCCGTCGGCCAAAGCGTCGGCTCCATCAATCCCAACCCCACCCCTACCGTCATGAACCCCACCTGACTCACCGACGAATACGCCAGGTTGCTCTTCGGATCACGCTGCACCAACCCGAACAGCACGCCGACGATCGCCCCCGCAAGGCCGAAGCCGACCATCACCGCCCCGAACGCGACCATCGGCTCAACCCCGCCCGGGAAAAACCGCAACCAGCCCAACACCCCCGCTTTGATCATCGCCCCGCTGAGTACCGCGCTTGCCGGCGTCGGCGCAGCCGGGTGTGCCAAAGGCAGCCACATATGCAACGTAAACAGGCCCGCCTTCACGCCGAAGCCCACCAGCAGCAGCACCATCGTCAACGTCGCGCCCGGCTGGACCAGCACATGCTCCGCCATGCCCTCCATCGACAGGTCCGGCAGCGTCGCCGCCAACCGCAGCAACCCCACCAGCAACACCGCCTCGCCCGCCACCGACATCGCGATGTAAACCTTGCCCGCGAACAGCGAGGGCGAATCGCCCTGCAATGCCACCAGCCCGAACGCCGCGAACGTCATCAACGTGAAAAACAGGTAGAAGCTCGCAACATCAAAACTCACCACCAGCCCGAGGTTGCCCGTCATTGCCAGCAGAAACCACATCCAGAACACGTCGTGTTTCGGGTTGTCGCGCATGTACGCCGACGCATAAAACCCCGCGATCAACCACAACGTCGACACCAGCAGCGCAAACAACCGCCCCACGCCATCAAGCCCGAACGCCCCGCCCAGCAACCACCAATCGGCCCGCGCAAACAGATCCGTCGGCCAAGCCAGCGACAACACCACCGCCGGCCACGCCACCCACGGCGCCAACACCCGCGCAAGCCGACGCGTCGGCTCATCCGCGCTGAGCATCAACGCCACCACCACCGGCAGCCCCAAAATCAGCAACCACAAACTCGCCATCACCTCACCTTATCCAAGCCTCAACTCAAAACTCGAAACCAGAAACTCGAAACTCCCATCACAACCCTTCATACAACCGTCCCGCAATAATCTCCGCCACCGCCAGCGGACTGATCGGCGACGCCGCAAACACACCCGCCGCCACCGACAGCAACGCCGTCGTCACCGCCGGCGCCAGCAGCATCATCCGCGTCTCCCACCGCGCCTCCGGCATCCGCTCATCCCAAGGCCCCGCGGGCGAACGGAACCATGCCACATGCACGATTGGCAGAAAATACATTGCGTTGAGCAAACTGCTGACGATCAACACCCCCACCACCCAACCCTGCTCCGCCGCGAGCGCCCCCAACCCCAGGTACCACTTGCTCACGAACCCCGCCATCGGCGGCAGGCCGATCATCCCCAGCGCACCAACCGTAAACGCCGCCATCGTCCAGGGCATCCGCCGACCAATGCCATGCATCTCGCTGACCTTGTGCACGTGCAACGTTTCCGCGAAATTGCCCGCGCAGAAAAACAGCGTGATCTTCATCAGCCCCTGGTGCACGAGGTGCACCAGCGCCCCCACGCTCGCCAGCGGCCCCACGATCGCCGTGCCCAACGTGATATACGCCAGTTGGCTCACCGTCGAAAACGCCAACCGACGCTTCAGGTCATCCTGCATCAGCGCCCGCACCGAGCCATACACAATCGTCACCGACGCCAGCACCGCCAACGGCCCCAGCAGCCCCAACTCGTACGCCACCGGCGTGCTGAAAATCTCATACACCACCCGCACGATCCCGTACGCCCCCGCCTTCACCACCGCCACCGCGTGCAGCAGCGCGCTCACCGGCGCCGGCGCGACCATCGCCTGCGGCAGCCAGCCATGCAACGGCACCAGCGCCGCCTTCACACCCAGCCCGGCCATCATCAACACGAACATCACCCGCAACGACCACGCATGCGAATCAACAAAGTCGCTCAAAATGCCGCCAACCGCAAAGTCCGTCTCACCCGTCAGCAGCTTCAGCCAGATGATGCCCGCCAGAAACAGCGCCCCGCCCGTCAGCGTGTAGAACAGATAGTTCCGGCCCGCCAGCAACGCCGACCGCGTCCCGCGATGCACCACCAGCGGATACGTCGCCAGCGTCAGCATCTCGTAGAAAATGAAAAACGTCAGCAGGTTGCCCGCCAGCGCAATGCCCATCGTCGCGGTGACGCACAAACTGAAAAACCCGAAAAAGCGGCTACGGTACGGCGACCCCTCCAAGTACCCCACCGCATACACCGTCGTCACCAGCCACAACACCGCTGACAGCGACATGAACAAAATCGAGATCGCGTCCACGCGCAGCAGCAGCTCAAAGCCCGGCACGATCGGCAGTCGCGTCTCATACGCCACCCCCGTAAGCATCCCCACAAACACCAGCACCGTCAGCAACAGCTTCACCACCGCGCCCGCAAGGTTGAGCACCGTCCGCACCAGCACCTGATCCTCATCCAGGAAGAAGATCGCGATGCCCGTGCCCAGCGAGCTGAACAGAATCAACAAAGGCAGCCAGTACGCCCAGTTCACTCGGCCACCTCCCCCTGATGCGTCCCGACATGCGCCGCCTCAACGAACGGCGTGCCCATCTCCAGCAACGCGAACGGCTCGACCGCGCGCAAGCCAATCAATACCGCCAGCAACGCAAGCACCATCGCCGTCGCTTGCAACAGCTTCGGCACGGGCTTGAACGCCGGCGGGCTCGGCGGCAAAAACGCATACCGTATCACCATGAAAATATAAGCCGCCGTCAGCAACCCGCCACCGAGAATCACCACCGCCCACCACCACTGCCCCGTCTCGATCGCTGCACTGACCAGAAACCACTTCGCCACGAACCCCCCGCTTGGCGGCAGCCCCATCAAGCTCACCCCCGCCAGCGCGAAAGCAAACGTCGCCACCGGCAGTTCGTGCGCCATCCCCCGAAAATGTCGAATCCGATCGCTGCCTACACTCAGCAGCACCGCCGCCGCCGCGAGGAACATCGCCGACTTCGCCAGCGCATGCGATAGCATGTGATACATCCCGCCCGACCACGCACCACCATGCCAGGCCTCGCTCCCGCCGTACGGAATCGTCAACGGCACGAGCAGGAACATGTAGCCCAGTTGCGCCACCGTCGAGTAGGCGATCAACAGCTTCAGTCGGCGTTGCAGAATCGCCTGCACCGATCCGCCGACGATCGCCCCCGCCGCCAGCACGCCAACCACCTGCCCGAACGTCGGCGAAAGCAGATCCGCAAACACCACAAACCACAATCGCAGCAGCAGGTAGAACGACACCTTCACCACCAGCGCCGAAAGGATCGCGCTCACCGGCCCCGGTGCGCTCGAATGTGCAGGCGGCAGCCAGAAGTGCAACGGAAACAACGCCGTCTTCACAAACAGCCCCACACTCATCAGCGCCATCGCCATCCACGTCGCAGGCTCACCCGTCAACTGCGCGCCGATCAGGTACAGGTCCAGCGTGCCATACCGCGCGTACAGCATCGCCACGCCGAGCAAGTAACCCAGCGACGCCATCAGCGAGGCGAGCAGGTAGCGCATCGCGGCGGTGAGCACTTGCGTGTCGCGGCCGATGAGCATCAGCGCCACCGCCGACAGCCCCACCAGTTCCAACGCGATGTATAGATTGAACAAGTCCGCCGACGCGAACGCCAGGTTCATCGACGCCCACAACGTCAACCACACCGGCCAGTACCCGCCCGCCGACGACCACCGCCCCGGCCCGCTGGCTGCATGATCGCGCACGCCGAAGTAGGTCAGCGACGCCACGCTGATCGCCAGCGCCACCACCGCGGTCATCCCCAGCATGAACACGTTCAACCCGTCGACGTAAAGCTCGACGCCCAGCGGCGCGCCCCACCCGCCAAGCTCATGCCGCATCACCCCCCCGTCATACACCAGCCACGTGACCATCGCCCCCGTCACTGCGGTCGCCAGCGCAAACGCGCCCCCCACCGCCGGCGCAAGCCGACCCGGCCCCACGAACGTCGCCGCAGCGCCGAGCAACGGCAGGCAGATTGACCACACCACCAGGTCGCTCACGCGTCTCGCTCCTCCGGCAAACGCAACTGCCCGGTCCGCCGATGGATCGCCTTCGCAAGGCTGATCGCAAACGCCGTCGCCGCCACCGCCACCACGATCCCCGTAATCACCATCGCCTGCGGCACCGGGTCCGTCGTCTCCGGCTCACCCCGTCGCGTCATCGCGCCGAAGAAAAGAAACACCGCCGAGCCCATGATGTTCAACGCCATGATCTTCCGGATCAGGTGCGCATACGAAATCAAACCCCACAGCGCAAAACAGAACACGATGACCGCCGCCATCGCGTAGATCGTCGCCTGGTCCATCATCTGTCATCCCCCTCCACCGTCACCGCCTCATCGCCCGGCGAAGCCACCACCACCAGCGACCACAACGCCGCCGCAATCGACACCGTCGCCGCCACCTCCAACACAAAGATCAGCTCACCCGCCCAAGCCGTCGGCCACTGCATAAACGCCCCACCATCATCCAACATCATCAACCCCACCCACATAAACAGCACCAGCGCCAACGTGTACACGCTTCGCAACAACCAACCCGGCACGCGATGCAGGCAGTCCACCCCCGACAGCCGCGCGACCACGCCCCCGGCCGCCCACAACGCCCCCGCCTGAAACGCACCGCCCGGACCATGCGTCCCCCGCCACAGCAAGTACCCGCCCGTCATCGCCATCAGCGGAATCAACACCCCCGCCAGCCTCGGCAGCATCTCGCCATGCCCCGTCGTATTGCCAAACCCGCTCAGATCATCCGCCCGCAGTAGCACCATCGCCCCCACCATCGCCAACCACAGAATGACCAGTTCCAGCCATGTATCCATCGCGCGGTAGTTCAGCAGCACCGCGGTCACCGGGTTGGTCACGCCGCTGTCGTCCAGCGCCGCCTCCGCCTCGGCCGTCAGGTTCACCACTGGCTGCCCCGTCAACGAAAACACCACCACGCCCATCGCCCCCGCAAGCACCATCGCCAGCACCAGCGAGATCACCCGCGGCGGACGACCGACCACCAGCGTCGTCCAACCCGCGTGCCGCGATAACTCCGCCCGCCTCGTGCTCG from Phycisphaerales bacterium AB-hyl4 encodes:
- a CDS encoding complex I subunit 5 family protein; amino-acid sequence: MNWAYWLPLLILFSSLGTGIAIFFLDEDQVLVRTVLNLAGAVVKLLLTVLVFVGMLTGVAYETRLPIVPGFELLLRVDAISILFMSLSAVLWLVTTVYAVGYLEGSPYRSRFFGFFSLCVTATMGIALAGNLLTFFIFYEMLTLATYPLVVHRGTRSALLAGRNYLFYTLTGGALFLAGIIWLKLLTGETDFAVGGILSDFVDSHAWSLRVMFVLMMAGLGVKAALVPLHGWLPQAMVAPAPVSALLHAVAVVKAGAYGIVRVVYEIFSTPVAYELGLLGPLAVLASVTIVYGSVRALMQDDLKRRLAFSTVSQLAYITLGTAIVGPLASVGALVHLVHQGLMKITLFFCAGNFAETLHVHKVSEMHGIGRRMPWTMAAFTVGALGMIGLPPMAGFVSKWYLGLGALAAEQGWVVGVLIVSSLLNAMYFLPIVHVAWFRSPAGPWDERMPEARWETRMMLLAPAVTTALLSVAAGVFAASPISPLAVAEIIAGRLYEGL
- a CDS encoding NADH-quinone oxidoreductase subunit K, which produces MMDQATIYAMAAVIVFCFALWGLISYAHLIRKIMALNIMGSAVFLFFGAMTRRGEPETTDPVPQAMVITGIVVAVAATAFAISLAKAIHRRTGQLRLPEERDA
- a CDS encoding Na+/H+ antiporter subunit E, which gives rise to MMGQWLLAVVVRFVVFAVLWWVLAEGGMYQWWFGVAMAAVGAGLSLALLRPTGVWVNPLAVMRFVPFFLRQALLGGVDVGRRAVRRPLDVQPTFIDYTLKMESMAARVLFVCMVSLVPGTVSCELRGGEVAVHVLDGRMDARGALDELERHVGAMFGARG
- a CDS encoding complex I subunit 5 family protein — its product is MASLWLLILGLPVVVALMLSADEPTRRLARVLAPWVAWPAVVLSLAWPTDLFARADWWLLGGAFGLDGVGRLFALLVSTLWLIAGFYASAYMRDNPKHDVFWMWFLLAMTGNLGLVVSFDVASFYLFFTLMTFAAFGLVALQGDSPSLFAGKVYIAMSVAGEAVLLVGLLRLAATLPDLSMEGMAEHVLVQPGATLTMVLLLVGFGVKAGLFTLHMWLPLAHPAAPTPASAVLSGAMIKAGVLGWLRFFPGGVEPMVAFGAVMVGFGLAGAIVGVLFGLVQRDPKSNLAYSSVSQVGFMTVGVGLGLMEPTLWPTAVVVVALYAMHHGLAKAALFLAVGVAMHGGRGGWRTVGLYAGVVVAALSLAGMPLSSGYLAKMWLKDLGGDLPHAWLGWVELLLPIAAVGTTLLMGRLFWLLRREHRNEEHDYKQGLWGPWLVLLALVVGMTWVTPTVLRLEPTGVAARPEFAWDAMWAAFWPVGLGLLLLMAMVWRGVTIAWWMRVPPGDALVIVRWGIDLMRRPWEGVVIPASTRLSESAFAMRNYLLLKVSKTMAVGEIVLVRWGAGGIMFILLILVLALAVVMGRGVGSGGL
- a CDS encoding MnhB domain-containing protein; the protein is MRQEQTSTRRAELSRHAGWTTLVVGRPPRVISLVLAMVLAGAMGVVVFSLTGQPVVNLTAEAEAALDDSGVTNPVTAVLLNYRAMDTWLELVILWLAMVGAMVLLRADDLSGFGNTTGHGEMLPRLAGVLIPLMAMTGGYLLWRGTHGPGGAFQAGALWAAGGVVARLSGVDCLHRVPGWLLRSVYTLALVLFMWVGLMMLDDGGAFMQWPTAWAGELIFVLEVAATVSIAAALWSLVVVASPGDEAVTVEGDDR
- a CDS encoding complex I subunit 5 family protein is translated as MSDLVVWSICLPLLGAAATFVGPGRLAPAVGGAFALATAVTGAMVTWLVYDGGVMRHELGGWGAPLGVELYVDGLNVFMLGMTAVVALAISVASLTYFGVRDHAASGPGRWSSAGGYWPVWLTLWASMNLAFASADLFNLYIALELVGLSAVALMLIGRDTQVLTAAMRYLLASLMASLGYLLGVAMLYARYGTLDLYLIGAQLTGEPATWMAMALMSVGLFVKTALFPLHFWLPPAHSSAPGPVSAILSALVVKVSFYLLLRLWFVVFADLLSPTFGQVVGVLAAGAIVGGSVQAILQRRLKLLIAYSTVAQLGYMFLLVPLTIPYGGSEAWHGGAWSGGMYHMLSHALAKSAMFLAAAAVLLSVGSDRIRHFRGMAHELPVATFAFALAGVSLMGLPPSGGFVAKWFLVSAAIETGQWWWAVVILGGGLLTAAYIFMVIRYAFLPPSPPAFKPVPKLLQATAMVLALLAVLIGLRAVEPFALLEMGTPFVEAAHVGTHQGEVAE